The Falco biarmicus isolate bFalBia1 chromosome 1, bFalBia1.pri, whole genome shotgun sequence DNA segment ATTTCAAGCTGAAATTGccctcagcttttctttctggccCTGGGCATGGGTAACAATTGCAGTCCACATTTGTCATTTAGCAGTTTTGTGCTTGAGCCCTTGCACGATGCCCAGGTGAATGATCTCTAGCCCTGGGGATTTGTTACTACCCACCTTACTGATGTGTTTCAGAAATGCTCAATCTGATGATTTGATTTATGAGGGATCCTCTACCCCATGCCCTGAACGGAAATGTGCCAGGGTGAGAACCTCCTCAAGCACTTCCACACTGATCACTAATGCCATAAATTCAGTTTGCTCTTCTGCCATGCAGTTACAGCCCTTGAACATCCCTCTTAGACCTGTGTTACTCCCTGGATCTGCAGAGCCTCTGGCAGCCGCCTTCTGATGGAGTTGAAAACGTTTGCATTAAAAGCCTCTATCTTCTTCACAAGTTGTTCATAGAAATCTTTCCTggcctgcctcaccatggctCTGCACTTAGCTTTGCATTCAACTCTTTGCTGATTTCTTTGTCTAGCCACACCTTTGCTTTGGAAGAATGGCTTCTTGCTTCTAATTGccctctctgctttgctgctaGGCCAGCCCTTTTCTGGGGCACTAAATGATCCCTGTGCCCAAAAGCATCTTATTCTTTTGACTGCTTCTTTTAGTACTATTTGGAGAAGATTCTCCTGTGTATGTAGGCTCCTCTTTCGCAGCCTGTGCTAACACAGTGTAGGACAGCCCTAATACCATACTCCTACTTAGGCGCAATTGGAGATTTTTGTGTTACTTGTCATTGGACTTCACGCTCTCCTTAATGCATAGTGTCCCTCCCATGCCACCAGAAGAGACACACTCTTCTCCTCTCTATAATTTCACCTGAGAATTACAGGGTCCCactatttgttttgttgtttttttttttttaaactgggtTTCTGAAAAGTTTATGTCAAAACCTTAATTTAAAGCTTTAATTTAAAGCTGGGCTTTCTAATTCATCTACTTACATTTTTAGCCTTACAACATTTATCTGGAGGCATATATGCATTTCTCCTTGATCTCCTTGTCTATTTTTTGTGTCCTGCTTATAGGGGACTGTCTATTGAGATTGTTCTTTGCTCTTTTTACTTGTTTCCTATTGACTTACGTCCAGTCCCTTTCTAAGATAAAGAATCAATGTGATTATAACTCAAAAGGTTGTGTTATGTCAGCCAATGTGTTTTCAGCTTGACGGCTATTCTGCATAAGCCCTGCATGAGTTCACACTCTTTAACTGTCCTCAGTTCCTAATAAAGTTAAATCCTTCCTTTCTATGTATTTTCTCAATCTTACAAGGCAATTCTGACTCTCTGGCTGATGCTGAAAGCATCCACAGAAGCTACTGCAGTCAAATAAAATCAGACTGCTTTTGAACACATCGATCCTTCTAGCTCCTGCTAAAGGGAGGTAAGAGGGAATGAAGGCTGTGTGTGCTTGGCTGGCACTGGCTTGGGCAGGGGGGCAGAAAGCCTTCCCCCATCATGCCATCAGGAGGTGGGCACAGATCTGGGCCACTGAGGCCATCTACAAAAGGGACAGAGGCATCACAGCACAGAGCCTTGCAAtgccctgggcactgcagccCCCCGTGCTGCACAGACTCCTGCTCTGGCGGCTCTGGGAGTTGAGCTCAATGCAACTCCTGAGCAGCCTGCCCTCTCACCAGCAGGGCTCTCTCCGTGTGGAGGTCCCCTGCTGTGGTCCTGGGAGGGCTGTGTCCCAGGATACCATGCCCgctgcctccagcccagggGACATCAGTACTTGGAGCTACCTGTGAACCAGAGAGACatctctgcactgctgcctcctTGTCTCCCGAAACGGCAGCATCCCTCAGGGCCCTCTGAAGAACTTCCCGTGTCACCTATCTGCAGTGTCAGGTACTTCTGcacctgagaaaaaaaaaaaaatctgttcctgGGAGTCTGGGAGCCTGGAGCACCACAGGCCGCCAGCACCATGCTCCATCCAGCCTCTCCCtgttccctgctgcctcctcgGCGGGCgctctgccaccagcagcctgggtGCGGTGCTGGGCTGGATAGACGGGAATGGGGAGGAAGTTATTATCTCCACGGCGCAATGGGCACGGTGAGTCACAAGTTTAAGGCCAGCATTGTAACAGAAATTAGGCAGCTAGATCTGTATTTGGtaccaaaatcaaaacaatttgcCTGAGGAGCTGCAATGAGTCAGCGGCACGGCGAGGAGGGgagccaggctctgcctggAGCCAGCACCTGCCCAGGCTGACTCCGGGTTGCTGCTTTAAGGAGCCTGAGAGAGCAAGGCCTGGAAGCTAAACTCAGTCAGGTTCGTTCAAACAGCCTCGTCTCCaatgcattttccttctctcagcaGAAGGTGTACAGCAGTTAGGCAAAGGGCCAAATTTTAATTACGTCTGATTTCCAAAAGACACCAAAAAGCAACTCCCACACAACAAAGGCAGGTGAGAAACGAGGGATGTGCAAATCCATAAACTCACTCAGTCTGTTCCCCTACTCCCACTGGCCTCGCACACTTCCTTCCCTTTTGATTCCAGTTAGCTGGGGTTGGCTGAAACAACTAGAGCCCAATAAGCCTCAAGGATAATGACTGTGACAGTAAGACATCCAGACTGGTGTAAGGACACTGGGAAATGTGGTCTCACGCCTTCCTTTGGGAGACACTCCAGCTGGTAGAGATGTTTAGTTAAAAACAGCCACCTTATTTCtcatttgtattattttaggATGAGACTGCAGGGTTTCGTGCGCTCATTAACAGACTTGCGAGTCATTCAGGCCATCACCTCGACAGGTGAGCTCTGAAACCCTTCTGTTGTCAGTGGTCCAGGTCTCCCAGCAGCCCAAGTACTCCCATAACCCACCTCCATGACCCGCTTGCTGCAAGAAGAGGCAAACACCAGACTTACCCTGACTGCCCCGCTGAGACGGGCAGCGAAGGTGAAGACTCAGACTGTGTCTGGGGGTGCCTGTCCCTGAGAAATCAGCAGGAGCCGTGCAGTTTCCCTCCCGTCCTGACAAcccctcctcctgctttttcaGCTCTGAGCCGGACTGTGACACTAAACACTTCCAGAGTGTCCGAGAGCCCGAGCCGCAGGGCAGGCGAGCGCTGGGGATCAGGGGCTGGACTTCGGGTGAGCAGCGGTAGCCAGCGGGATGGCCGTGAGGCACGTGGGCATCGCAGTCTTTGGCGAAGGCTGAGTCCTCGGGCAGGAGAGCGGGGTCGGGCTCCAGGGgacactttcttttccttcgGTGATGACGGCTCTGTAAGCTGTGTCTTGCGGGCAGCGGGACAGGGGATGTGTCAGCTGCTCCTGATTGTCTGTTGGCATCTACACTGAAGTCCAACCTGTTTGGAGAAGCGGAGGGGGCATGAGGGGGCTCCCAGCTTTGCTGAGGACAGGCTGGCTGTCCTGCCGGAGCTGTCTCCTGTAGCACGGCACTGCTttccagaggctgctggcagttATGGCTTTTCTCAGTCCTCTTTTGTGTCCGAGCACTGTGGAAGCCAACCTTGGCCCCAGAGTACCGGGATTTGCGCTGCCCAGCCCGTCCAGGTGGACACTCCGTGTCTCTTCTGTAGTgatggtgctggtggtggtggtagtggaCGTGGCTGAGCACCTGGGCCTTGGCTGGAGCAGCACCCCCAGGCACCATCAGGTCCAAGGACCTGGGTCGCGTCTCCCTCGGTGGCCGCGGCTGCTCCTGGCCATTGTCGGTGGTGGGTCCCTCCGAGCTGCAGTACACGAAGGGGTCGTAGTCGCTGCTGAGGGAGCTGCGGAAAGTGGAGCAGCTGCCATGGATGCCCTGCAGACTGACGTCCGTGCAGTTCAACATGGAGTCACTGGAGGAACCATGGCAGGGCCCCGAGCTGGAGTCGCTGCCTGGCCCGTCTGCCAGGTACCCGCTGTGCTCCGTGAGATAGCTCTCCCCGGAGCCGCTGCTGTTGTGCTGGTGCCCGTGGCCACCCCCCCGGCGCAGGGCAGGTGCACGGTGCTGCTTCTGCACCAGGGCTGCCTTCAGCCccgggcaggggggctggggctgcagagaaCAAGTCCTGTGGGGCGGCTGTGGCTGCCCGCACGCCGAGGGGTTGGGATGCTGCTGACCCAGCAAGCCCGGGGCCAGGGGGGACGAGTGGCCACAGGCGAGCAGGGAGGTGGCTTGCCTGTAGGGCATGTAGTGGATGGTGTCAAAATCCACCTGGGAGAGCTCGTGAGAGTGGAAGAAGGGGTTGCCATGGGCTGGCTCCGGGGGAAAGCTCCTGAGGTTCCTCTGAGGATACGCGTGTGGGAGGTGGTAAAGGGCATGTCCTGGGTGCTGGCGGAAAAGGTGGAGTCGCCGTCCAGGCTCCATGTCCCGTGGGGCCAGCctggagccagcagctgtggccTGGTCCACCGACTCTCTGGCTGTGGAGAGAGAAGGGAGTGTCCAGCGTAcatcccacagcccagcccagtaGCCCCAGCACTGGTGAGCCTCCACTGCACTCCCACTACAGTCCAACATCCCACTCGTAGCCTGCAGCTCCTCACTGCCACCACCAAACCATCTTGGTGGTCCTGCACACTCAGCACCCTTCATGCTGCCCCGACCTTCAGTTCAcacctcccttccccacagGTCTCAGGACCGGAAACCTCTATTCCTGCTGCAACCCCAGCCCAAGCCCTGCACCTCGCTGTGCACTGCCAGCACACCAGCCGTAAGCATTGCCCAAGGGTACACGGGCACAACCCCTGTACACCACCCCGTCCCTGGCCAGAAGATGCTGTGTCTGAGCCCTACCAAGAATATTGAACATGCAAAGTGGACATGTGTGGTGTTGCTGCAGCCAGGGGTCAACACATTCCCGGTGAAACTCATGGGAGCATGAGATGATCCGCAGTTCCTAGAGAGAGgtggagagaaaaggagaaatgtgaGCAAGGAGAATCATGTCCCAAGACCTGGATGGGTCCTTCCTGATGGAAGCAAGCCTTGCAGGATGGAAAGATGTCTCATGGCAAGCGGTCTGCAGCCCAGCTTTGCATGGAGGaggctgtgcagcagcctggcaaaTCTGGTTCTGCTCACTGTGCGCAGCTCTGGGGTGTCCAGAGAGGTGCCAGGCCTCGGGAATAGGGGGGTTTCAGTGCTCTGGAGAAGCAAACCCCAATTTTTGCCCCGTTGTTTCAACACGGATGTATTATGGATGTTTTACCCTACAGCAACAGCTGGAGACCCATCTCCAGGGAATCTGAACCTGTAGGCAAGTGACTTCAGCAGGGGCAGGGCTTTTTTGGCCAAGGGGCAGGCAGACCTCCATCAATGCCGGTCCTTTCACAGCCCTCAGGATTTGCTGAAGGAAACATCTCAAGGGCCTCCCACCCCTGCCAGATTGCTCAGCTCCCACCACAGCTTCCATCTGACCGCAGCCGGGAAGCTCAGGGCCGTGGCTGACCAGCAGCCATGCCCGCAGCCTACCTGGCCCTCGCTGAACTCCTCCAGGCAAATCGCGCAGAccggggctgagctgcagctgctggccgAGTCCCACCGCGACGCCTGTCGGCACCTTGCCTGGTACCTGCGTGTGGCCAGCTGCCTGATGGCCTGCATggtctgctgctgcagggagtcCTGCCCCGGAGAAAGGAGGCTTTCAGGAGAGGCTCAGCCTTATGTCGCCACACTTCTCACTACCCTTCCATTCTCAACATGGGAGATCATCAGGAATTTGGGGGTGATACTCATTCCCAGAGGTGACTTTTTGTCTAACCTGACTCAGCCAGAGTAGGCTTTGTCACCAGCAGGAGACATCTGGCACTGGACATTCAAAATCACTCAGAATTTTTGAGCTCCAAAGGCTTGTCTTTCTATAGGACAAATGGGGTATTCTCAAATCTGGAAATTGATTTGACTCTGGAAAGATGATTATTTAATTCATTAGTTTCTATTCAAAATACTAAAACTTCTACTCTCTACCAATACAGACAATACTGTTGAAATCCAGAGTGTGAGGGTCCgccctgcagctctgggtgctgggACAACTCTGAAAGGTGCTGGGACTGCAGGCGGCCGTGCTGGTGGGGGGATAGGAGAAGAGCAAGGCTACCGCAGGaggggtgctgccagcccccctgAGGACCACTCCACCCAAACCCAAGCCACTCCTGCCTCATGTGGCCACATCTTCAGCTCACACAGGGGCACCTTAACCCTCCCAGACTGTGTCCATCCCTGCCTTTCCTGCATTCCTGTTTGCTCAGACATGTCTGCTCCATGAGATTCCTACCTGAGTCCTGTTCAGTTGGCACTTTGTGCGGAcgacaaaaatcaaaatgatgACAACCACAGTGCTGACCACCGTGAGAAGAATCCACACGTCGTAGTCTGGCTGTTGGataaagcaggaaagaaattactCTTGTGTAGCAGGGGTGGGAATTCGAGGCTAGGCAGAGGAACCGATTTCTTCCTGACGACCAGCCTTTGAATAAACGATCCTTGGCCAAGCCCTACCTCCTTGCTCTGTACAGGTAGAAGAAAAAGAGTTCAGTCTTTTCTGCACATTCCAGTAGGAATGGAATTTCTCTGAACttgcagcatctctgctccctAGAGGCCATGGCCTAAGGTAGCACAAGATGAGAAAATGAAGGTTTGGTTTCACCTGGAGACAGAGAATCCCCTCGTCTCACTTGcgacatttaagaaaaaaaaaacaaaactgaaagtgCTTTTGAGCCTTTATTTGCAGCACATCATCTGAATGTTGCAgacaggcagctcctgcaaagGGCTGTGATCTCTGTCCCTGGGGAGGAAGGCTCAGCATCTTTGGGAAAGTCCTATTCCATGGCACAGCAGCTTGGGAGGGAGAATACAGAAGGCAGTGGGATTGGTGTGTCTCACCCAAGCTGGTGGCTCCTTGACCTCTATCTTCACATGGGCCTCTCTGTTCTTGTTCACGACACCCATGAGGAGCTCAGCATCGTGGCCCCTGATCAGAACAACAGGCTGACTCAGACCTCTGGGCTTTCTCAGctgtaaagaaacaaacacagtgAGAGATGTTCCAGAACAGCCTGAATCAGGGACTACCCTGGTCCCCCAGGCATGTCTCGTTTCTCCCGATGCTTCTTGCACACACTTTAGAGACTGACTGCTCCCCCAAACTTGCACTATCCCTGTATGACGAAATCAGATGGAAGCTCCTCCTCTTTTACCAACTCTTCAGCATGGCTTTCTTCATTTCCTGTGATGGTGCCTCCTCATGCACAACTGGAGACTGTTCAGTGTCTCTTGTGCTCCTCCTTCAACCCCCTGTGCAAAAGTTCTTGGTCTCTCCCCTTCCGTGTGGTAactgccagcagtgctgagtgCTGCCTTCACTACAGAAAtgcttccctcctcttcctctgagACCCATCAGTGTTCCCTCTCCACCCCTGTGATCTGCAGGACATGGCAGGGGGGATGGAACCagctgatctttaaggtcccttccaacccaaactgttctatgattgTATCACACCGGCCGTTTTCCACCACAGTCCAGGCaagcctggcaggggctggttCAGCAAGTGTCCAAGTCTGCCCTCTCCTCCAGACTGACCCGAGCCTGGGTGGCCATCCGACCTACTAACCACCTCCCAGACCCTTCCTGAGCAACCCCAGCATCACCTCATGGGCCTGCACTGGCTGCTGCATCCCAATGGCACCAGAAATTAAGTTGCAAGTGCCTGAAAGAACCATGAGGGATGGATCCAGCCAGCAGGAGTCAGCCCAGAGTTTTGATAAGCTCAGGCACCAGCTCCCGTATCTGTCCTCTTACTTAACGCTGGATGCTTTTCATTGTCCCTTGATTATTTTGAGACTACAGCAGTGTTGGTGGAAGGCACTACTGGAGGTCTCTAAACCAACATTAAACTTGCAGCAGGAGTATCACCAACAGCATAGCAGGGTGGCCGTGACTTTGGCTTGAAAACTCAAGATCATCTTTCCCCCAAGAGGTACCTCAGGGCTGTCTGCCCAGACCGGGTCAGGTAGCCTGTGGCTTGCCAAGAGGAAGAATCCAGCTCCTGGCAGAAAAGCTCAACTGACCAGAGAACGCCCTGTAGGAGCAGCAAGGTGCTGTTGGCACGCCGCTGGCCTGCTCGTGCTGTGTGGAGACCTGGACGTGCCACAGAGtgagcaaaagagaaaagcactgTCTGTGTGCGGGGGCGAGCTGGGTCAGAGTCCACGTTCCAAGCCAGCCTGCAGTATCCTCCTGGGACCTGCCACTGCCTCTTGGTGGCTGGTGGGTCCTGACCTGGGCACATtttgggatgggacaggggcACTGTGTTTGGCTGATAGTATCAATGGGGTTTGTACCTGATCAGCAGCGCTTTCATCATCAGTAATGTCAAAAAGGATTGCACGGGCTCCACGCTCCCCTGCCAGCTTTGCCtgtccaaaagaaaagaagcttcaGTGGACATTTTGTATTGTACATCTGTAATAACTTCTACCGTTTGGATATGTATCTGTCTCCCTGGCTCTTCACAGGAGAAAAGAGACACCTGCTGCTTGAGAAAATAGTTTACACCTTCGTTTCTGTACAGCTGCGTTgagctgcagtgcctgctctTGCTAGAGCTCTGCAGTTTGTGGATGGTTTCTCCCTGTGGCTGTGGAGGCAAATCAGCTGGTGGGCTTGCAGTCACAGTAACCCATAAACCTCCGTGCCATGTGCCCCTTTGCTTCAGAGCCGGCTTTGCTGGGGAGGGATCTGCAGCTCCATCAGCCCTACTGACCACTATGCAACCCTCCCATCCTGGGAAAGCAGAATCCTCTGTAGGTCCCCACTTCTCACCGTGGCTGCACCAGCTGTGGGCTGTCTATGGGCCTGACTCCCGTACACATTGCTGCCCCTGGTCCCCATCCCACATTCATCCCAGAAAAGCTCAGGCGATGCCTGGGCTGCAGGTCTGGTCTAGGATCAGGAGTGGGATGGCTTTTCACAGCCCACCGGTTGCTGCGGTCCTTGGACGACAGCTTTGAGACCCACCCAAATGAGTACACATGCCACCCTGGTGAGGTCAAAGCACACTGCCTGGAGGACCTTGTGGGGTCACCCACGTCCTCCCACCAAGCCCTTCGAGCcctccaggcaggcagaggcagccttgGGAGACGGAAGGTGAACAAAGTGCAGGGCTGGGCCGCTGTTACTCATGCGGAGCCCTTTGATCTGCGCGTCCTGAGCGCCTGTGCAAACAGGGAGCTGCGGCAGGTTACCCGCTGCACTGCCAACCCCCAGCTCAGCGGGCAGAGGTCAGTGCCGCCGCTTCCCAGCTGCAATATCAAACACGGGCACCGGCTGAGTGAATGGAAGGGGCATTCCTGGTGCAGCAAGCAGTGGCAGAGCAGGTTCAGCTCCATCCCTTGTTTGCAGGTGCTGGTCACCTCCACACACCTTGTTGGGGACAAGCTGGGTGCCAGAGGTGGGCGCCTGGGTCTGGGGTCAGGGACAGGGATGTGAATGGAGTCACAGATGGTCAGGAAGACCACGGGGGCAGGGCTGAAGGCTCTGAGTTACTGATAGCATTTGACACTCTTGGGTTTAGTATACCAGATGGGGAAGCTGGAAAAGTGGGATCCAAGGCTCAGGGCAGGGATCAGAGAGTGGGGTCCTGCCAGGGATCAAAGCAGCCTCAGCGTTTGCCagtgctgaaaaacaaacaggactTTCAGGTAGTGAATTCTACTCGTTGGAGCCCGTCAAGCTTTGATGAACAATGAACAGCTCTTCAAAGATTTTATTCTGCTAAAGATACCAACGATGGGGAAATGAACAACTGAGACTGGACAAGTGGCTCTTCCCAACATCTTTCTGACTCCTGTTGCAAAGGACGCAACTTTTGTTCAAGCTATTCACAACCTGCTTGCTGCAATCATTTTCTGAGTGCTTGCTGTCTGTGTTAGACCTCTCCAGCCACATGGCACAGCTGACCTCCCTCTCTGAGGACTGAAACACTTTTGATGCAAAGATGTATTTACAGGATAATTTAGGAGGTTTCAGCAGTCTGTCAACCAGACTTGCAATCAATGGTtcactcagaaaacaaaaaaattacgAATGATccattataaagaaaaataaatcgCTCTGAATTGATCCCAGAGATGTTTTCCATGCCTTCCTTTCCCCTTGCAGACCAAATATCTTCCCTACTGGTTTTAGCTTTGGATGCTGAAGCAGTGCTAGAATTTAagagaggagaagcagaaaagtgcATCAGATGGCTGGCGGCATTATCCTCATGCTGGGCTGGATGGGGTTGCCCATGTGCAGTGCTTGGCTGGGTGACAGCTAAAGCAGAGGTTATGATAACACTTTGCACATGGCTATTTTTATCATCATTGATACAGCACTGCAATTCAACATGCAAAGGTCTACCACAAGAAACACATGCCAGGAAAACAAGCTCTTGCTCCAGTGAGCACCAGCCACATCCCAGAGCTCTTGAGGATTTTGAGTCCAGGGATTTTGAGGAAGTGATCTATAtggtgctggagggaaggagctTGGCAGAGGCTTCAGGAGGATGGAGAAGCAGCCAGACAGCAATTGCAGGGGGATGGAGGAACCAAGGTACAAGGCAGGGCTCGTGGATGTGGCCAGCTTAAGAAGCATCTGCCTGTACTTCATGGCTAAACTAGTCCTATTTGGGGGGAGAAGAGCTGTGACCCTCTCTGGCTGAGATCTTGGAGCAGGAGGACTTCCTGCAGGCAGGAAGGCAActgatgtcatgctcagctgGATCTCAAAATCCAGCGTTGGATTTGGCTCTGGTAACAAAGCAATGATGAATAAAGGCCAGGGAACTGTTGCTTTATTGAGTCATGAGCATATGGCAGTGAACCGAGGGGTTTATTTGCTTTGGGGGGTTGGTGATCCTGGAGGACGAATCCAGGCTAGTGAGGCTGAACCACAGTGCAGCAA contains these protein-coding regions:
- the RNF43 gene encoding E3 ubiquitin-protein ligase RNF43, whose translation is MSAGPQLQLAVLWPWLLMATLQAALDHTGLALAAGVESERSATQKAIIRVIPLKVEPIVLEGEFANVAEVTPAEGKLLQSHPLSLCNTSEDEHTESGFITIVKLEQPDRDPNPCLSLANKAKLAGERGARAILFDITDDESAADQLRKPRGLSQPVVLIRGHDAELLMGVVNKNREAHVKIEVKEPPAWPDYDVWILLTVVSTVVVIILIFVVRTKCQLNRTQDSLQQQTMQAIRQLATRRYQARCRQASRWDSASSCSSAPVCAICLEEFSEGQELRIISCSHEFHRECVDPWLQQHHTCPLCMFNILARESVDQATAAGSRLAPRDMEPGRRLHLFRQHPGHALYHLPHAYPQRNLRSFPPEPAHGNPFFHSHELSQVDFDTIHYMPYRQATSLLACGHSSPLAPGLLGQQHPNPSACGQPQPPHRTCSLQPQPPCPGLKAALVQKQHRAPALRRGGGHGHQHNSSGSGESYLTEHSGYLADGPGSDSSSGPCHGSSSDSMLNCTDVSLQGIHGSCSTFRSSLSSDYDPFVYCSSEGPTTDNGQEQPRPPRETRPRSLDLMVPGGAAPAKAQVLSHVHYHHHQHHHYRRDTECPPGRAGQRKSRYSGAKVGFHSARTQKRTEKSHNCQQPLESSAVLQETAPAGQPACPQQSWEPPHAPSASPNRLDFSVDANRQSGAADTSPVPLPARHSLQSRHHRRKRKCPLEPDPALLPEDSAFAKDCDAHVPHGHPAGYRCSPEVQPLIPSARLPCGSGSRTLWKCLVSQSGSELKKQEEGLSGREGNCTAPADFSGTGTPRHSLSLHLRCPSQRGSQGSEEEVQDAHEHSV